A segment of the Streptococcus dysgalactiae subsp. dysgalactiae genome:
CAGATAGCCATCTAACCATTTGGTAAAGGTTTTATTTCCTCTCCCTTTGACAAGAGTTTTGAGTTCATCATTTTTAAGTTCCATCAACACCCTAACATTTAGAAGTGAGCTAAGAACTCCCGTTACACGGCCGATTCGGCCCCCTTTGACAAGGTTTTCTAACGTTGAAACCCCAATATAGAGTTCTGTTTTTGACTTAATGTCTTGAACCGCAGCCAAAATATCTTCTAGGCTTGCACCCACTTGTGCCAACTTTGCTGCTGCAACAACTTGGAATTTCAAGGCTTGGTCTGTGAATCCAGAATCTAAAACCGTTACTGGCGCTTCAGCAATTTCTGCTCCTTGACGTGATGCTTCGATAGTTCCTGATAAAGCTGGGGACAGGTGGATGGCAACAATGTCGGTTGCCCCTTCTTTAACAAGCTTCTCATAAGTTTCAGCAAAAAGACCAACCGGAGGTTGACTCGTTTTGGGAAGAGACTTACTAGCCTTCATTAGGCTCAAAAAGTAACCTTCTTCTTTCAAGTCATTATCAGAATATAATTTGCTCTCAATCATAACGGATAGAGGCACGACAGTAATGTCCAATGCCTTAACTAATTCTGGTTCAATGGTCATTGATGAATCTGCAACAATTTTAATAGTTCCCATGTATTTTTCCATTCTAGACTAGTTTCTCACCTTCTTATTTTATCACTCCTTGGTAAATAAATCAAAATTAGTCACGTATCTTCTGAGTATTTATTAACTAAGAAGTTAACAAACCAGCTGTTTTGTTTTTTAAATATGATGATCGCAGAGTTTTAAACCAATATAAAACAGGAGCCTTATCTAAATAATCTGACTCCTGTGTTGTGTTATCCATGTCTTATCTTCTCAGACCTGCCTTATCAGCCAATTGATGAGGGCTCAGTTTTTTTAATCACCAGAAGAGTTGCAAAACCTAGGCAAGTCATCCCTAACCAAGGTAGAGTGGTCCACGATTGATCTCCTGTTACTGGTAAGTCTTTCTTCTCCTTGCGCACTAGGAAGCTAATTTTTCGGTTATAGGGCACGGGAACATCTTTTCTGTTATCCCTAATATAAGAAATAATGCGTCCTAACTCATCAATAATAACACTTGGTTTATTCGTTTGCTGACTAGCTTCTCTTCTCCTATCAATGGTTTGTTCGACCTTTTTCTTTTCATATTGGGCTGCTAAAACTTCGCCAAACACTTCACCATGAGAATACACCTGAGTTGTTAAATCAGACTTTTTAGACACTAAAGATGCTAATTTTGTAGTCGCTGCATTCAAAGCTTCCATTTTTTCAAGCAATTGACGCTTTGCTATCATATAACGCAGATCTGGGCTTGGGGCTGTTCTCACGTGTGGTGTCGGTTTATCACTATTTTCCTGATCATCAAGAAACGGAAGACTAACAGCGATAGCGTTCATCAACATAGGCGTATCAGCTTCACCAGCAGGGACTTCTGCTAAACTAGGCTTGTCTAACCCTTCATCTTCAGCGGATGGCTCATCTTCTCTTTCAAAGTAGTGACCCTCATCCTCTTCAAGGTCATCCTCAAAATCATCTGCTAATGGAAAATCTGGTATTTCCTGTTTTGATTCAGACTGCTCTTGAGGCACGGGTTTCGCATAGATTGATGTGTCTTGGTCAGTAGTTATTTGACGGTCTGCTTTCATATCCTTACTTGACTGTTGAGTTGCTCCCACTGTTGAAAAACCGCAACTTAGGACAGCCAATACCACAATGCTTGCGAAATACAATTTTTTATTAGACATGTATGTCTCCTGGATTAAAATTCTCTTATATATTCTACTATTTATCAGGGGTTTGTCAAGACAGTTGAGCAAAAAGAAACCGCCAAACGTCCTGCTAGATGGCATCGGAGCGCTATGACTCCAGAATCTAACCACAGACTAATCTGACGGTTTCTCTTTCTCATCAAAAGACTATTCTATTGAATAGTCACAGTTTTTTCTGTTTATTAATGTTTGGCCAGTAATTCACGAGCCTGAGTGAGAGCAGCTTCTGTCATGTCTGCACCAGCAAGCATTCTGGCAATTTCTTCCACACGTTCTTCAAAAGTTAACAACCTTACCTTCGAAACGGTGGATTCTTCTTTACTCTCTTTAGAAATAAAATACTGGTAATCAGCAATGGCAATGACTTGAGGTAAGTGTGAAATAGCGAGAACTTGCCCATGTCGCCCAATTTTATAAATTTTTTGGGCAATGGCTTGAGCAACTCGACCAGAAACACCTGTATCTACTTCATCAAAAACAATACTCGTTTTATCTTCTTTTTTAGAGATAGCTGCTTTGATGGCCAACATCAAGCGTGATAATTCACCTCCCGAAGCCACCTTGACAAGGGGCTTGAATCCTTCACCTGGATTAGTGGAGATGTAAAATTCTAAGCTTTCATTACCATCACGATTGAATTTTGATGTGGTAAAGTGAACTTTGAAGTCTGCTTTTTCCATATAAAGTTCCTTAAGTTCAGCTTTGATATCAGTTTCTAGTTGCTCCGCCAATTGATGGCGAGAGACACTTAACTCCGAAGCAGCAGCAACCAATTGTTTTTCTAAGCTTTTCAATTCTGCCTCTAGGTCCCCTGAAGACAACTCATCGCCTGTTAATAGCTGGTATTCTTTAACGATATTATCGTAGTAGTCAAGCACATCATTCACATCGCCACCGTATTTACGGGTTAAGCTATTGAGTGTATCCAAGCGAAATTCAATTTCCTGTAATCGCCCACCATCAAAATCCAGTTGGTCAATGGTATCTGATAATTGCTTGCTCACTTCTTCAAGAATATAATAGGCTTCAGAAATCGAAGTCGACATCCCCTTGTACTCAGAATCAAACTGCTCAATTGATAGCAAGTCATTCATGCTAGAGCGAATATTGGATAGGCTTGAAAAATCTTCATTATCTAGCATGATATAAGCATTGGTTAAGGTATCAGCAATTTTCTTATGATTTAACAAACGATCACGTTCTTGACCTAGTCGCTCATCTTCTCCTCGATGCAAAGCTGCAGTTTCAATCTCCGCTATCTGAAAAGCCAACATGTCGATACGATCTTTATGTTCTTTTTCATTTTTTTGTTTATCAATAACCTGTCGACGCAAGCTTTTATAGCGATCAAAAATAAGCTGATAGTGCTCTTTCAATTGCTCAAAAGCCTTATCACCAAAAGCATCCAAAATTTGCTGGTGGAGCTGTGGTCTCATTAATTCTTCTTGGTCATGTTGCCCATGAATATCTACCAAAAACTGCCCGACCTCTTTTAAGGTCGCTAAGTTAACCATCTGACCATTAATACGGCTCACGCTTCTGCCATTTTCAAAAATATCTCGACGGATTACCAAATCTTCTTCCATTGCAATTCCAGAGGCTTCTAAATATGCAACCAGTGCCGGATTGGCATCTACGGAAAAAAAGCCTTCAATTTCTGCCTTATTAGCGCCGTGGCGAATCACTTCTGTACTAGCACGCGCACCAAGCATCATAGTCATGGCATCAATAATAATGGACTTTCCAGCTCCTGTTTCACCCGTCAAAACTGTCATGCCATTTTCAAAATTCAGAGAGATTTCCTCAATAATGGCAAAATTTTTAATGGAAATTTCTAATAGCATCACTTTCTCCCTGTTCTTCTAAGTTTGCCTCTGCATCCAGAGCAAGACTTCCTGACGAATCTTATCGGCATCTGCTGCTGATTTAGCAATCAAAAGTAAACTGTCATCATCTGCAATAAGACTAAAAATAGCTTCTGGAAAATCAGTTAACAAGTAACGTTTTATGAGTTTGCTATTCCCAGGAACTACTTTTAAATAAAGATGTTGCTCAAGTCCTGCTGTAGGGTCCGAAATAGCCAAAATGGTACTTTTAATAGAACGTGGTCCTTGGATAATCTTTTTACGACTATCTTGAGAGAGACCGTAGACATAGCG
Coding sequences within it:
- a CDS encoding LPXTG cell wall anchor domain-containing protein; protein product: MSNKKLYFASIVVLAVLSCGFSTVGATQQSSKDMKADRQITTDQDTSIYAKPVPQEQSESKQEIPDFPLADDFEDDLEEDEGHYFEREDEPSAEDEGLDKPSLAEVPAGEADTPMLMNAIAVSLPFLDDQENSDKPTPHVRTAPSPDLRYMIAKRQLLEKMEALNAATTKLASLVSKKSDLTTQVYSHGEVFGEVLAAQYEKKKVEQTIDRRREASQQTNKPSVIIDELGRIISYIRDNRKDVPVPYNRKISFLVRKEKKDLPVTGDQSWTTLPWLGMTCLGFATLLVIKKTEPSSIG
- a CDS encoding arginine repressor, translating into MKKSERLELIKKMVLTHPIETQHDLLKLLAEHGLELTQATISRDMNEIGIVKIPSGSGRYVYGLSQDSRKKIIQGPRSIKSTILAISDPTAGLEQHLYLKVVPGNSKLIKRYLLTDFPEAIFSLIADDDSLLLIAKSAADADKIRQEVLLWMQRQT
- a CDS encoding DegV family protein, with the protein product MGTIKIVADSSMTIEPELVKALDITVVPLSVMIESKLYSDNDLKEEGYFLSLMKASKSLPKTSQPPVGLFAETYEKLVKEGATDIVAIHLSPALSGTIEASRQGAEIAEAPVTVLDSGFTDQALKFQVVAAAKLAQVGASLEDILAAVQDIKSKTELYIGVSTLENLVKGGRIGRVTGVLSSLLNVRVLMELKNDELKTLVKGRGNKTFTKWLDGYLADNSHRPIAEVAISYAGEADFALMLKEKIAAHYTGSITVLETGSIIQTHTGEGAFAVMVRYE
- the recN gene encoding DNA repair protein RecN, yielding MLLEISIKNFAIIEEISLNFENGMTVLTGETGAGKSIIIDAMTMMLGARASTEVIRHGANKAEIEGFFSVDANPALVAYLEASGIAMEEDLVIRRDIFENGRSVSRINGQMVNLATLKEVGQFLVDIHGQHDQEELMRPQLHQQILDAFGDKAFEQLKEHYQLIFDRYKSLRRQVIDKQKNEKEHKDRIDMLAFQIAEIETAALHRGEDERLGQERDRLLNHKKIADTLTNAYIMLDNEDFSSLSNIRSSMNDLLSIEQFDSEYKGMSTSISEAYYILEEVSKQLSDTIDQLDFDGGRLQEIEFRLDTLNSLTRKYGGDVNDVLDYYDNIVKEYQLLTGDELSSGDLEAELKSLEKQLVAAASELSVSRHQLAEQLETDIKAELKELYMEKADFKVHFTTSKFNRDGNESLEFYISTNPGEGFKPLVKVASGGELSRLMLAIKAAISKKEDKTSIVFDEVDTGVSGRVAQAIAQKIYKIGRHGQVLAISHLPQVIAIADYQYFISKESKEESTVSKVRLLTFEERVEEIARMLAGADMTEAALTQARELLAKH